In Thalassotalea fonticola, a single genomic region encodes these proteins:
- a CDS encoding CBM96 family carbohydrate-binding protein, whose product MHKTLGNTLKTTAKYGLLLTTLLSGFVNAKVIGNATTVTTVELDKDTYIQKNDVGTNFGNKWFMHVAKISGGGAKVSFIQFTLGDELTSGAKVELVLTARKVVNETLVQLRPATNTSWDETKLTWDNRWDATDGVNYGDVLETFTVAAQDIPADGETGNSYSIDITAHIDGPGSYSFALTNEDQWTDTSFFTRHQSNSDKRPKVLITKDKSYGFSLSPSYFLVNPDPQASSQQTVTLSNEGEVPLQYKGMAANDDISHDQFSYTDNTCSTSEALAQGQSCSFKVVKSYDPTRDAVSEHDLVMLKYSYLDAQGNEGAPMKYPIYIRDSSAEPTAAQAKRRVAPQAKSFRLTDTTTDNEITNLPVSGSDYDIKFTVDGYHNSYRTLVALFDCVDTTADSCAASFNDNIGYVEATAGTPGTGATSYQGNNSATTDFTGSITMPSYANTLVARAYYRSDFDESAANRFTSLVASGGQGMTFADGLGRKIIIQTAQ is encoded by the coding sequence ATGCACAAAACACTAGGCAATACCTTAAAAACAACGGCTAAATATGGCTTGTTATTAACCACACTGCTTTCTGGCTTTGTCAACGCGAAAGTGATCGGCAATGCAACCACAGTCACCACAGTAGAATTAGATAAAGACACTTATATCCAAAAAAATGATGTGGGTACAAATTTTGGCAATAAATGGTTTATGCATGTAGCAAAAATTTCTGGCGGAGGTGCAAAAGTAAGCTTTATACAATTTACCTTAGGCGATGAGCTTACCTCGGGCGCCAAAGTCGAACTGGTACTGACGGCAAGGAAAGTGGTAAATGAAACTCTGGTGCAATTAAGACCGGCCACCAACACCAGCTGGGATGAAACAAAACTAACCTGGGATAACAGATGGGATGCTACTGATGGCGTTAACTATGGCGATGTATTAGAAACATTTACCGTCGCAGCTCAGGATATACCGGCAGATGGTGAAACGGGTAATTCATACTCCATAGACATTACCGCCCATATTGACGGACCAGGCAGCTACAGCTTTGCCCTAACCAATGAGGACCAATGGACTGACACCAGTTTTTTTACTCGTCATCAAAGTAATAGTGACAAGCGGCCGAAAGTTCTGATCACCAAGGATAAATCATACGGTTTTAGCCTATCGCCGAGTTATTTTTTGGTAAACCCAGATCCACAGGCGTCCAGTCAACAAACGGTTACCCTAAGCAATGAAGGTGAAGTGCCGTTGCAATATAAAGGTATGGCTGCTAACGATGATATTAGCCACGATCAATTTTCATATACCGATAACACCTGCAGCACTTCAGAAGCGCTAGCGCAAGGACAGTCATGTTCATTTAAGGTAGTTAAGTCATATGATCCGACACGAGATGCAGTATCAGAGCATGACCTAGTTATGCTGAAATATAGCTACCTTGATGCCCAGGGTAATGAAGGTGCGCCAATGAAGTATCCAATTTATATCCGCGATAGTAGCGCAGAGCCTACGGCAGCACAGGCAAAGCGCCGTGTAGCACCACAAGCGAAGAGCTTTCGCTTAACTGATACAACGACTGACAATGAGATCACTAACTTACCTGTATCGGGTTCTGATTATGACATCAAATTCACTGTGGATGGTTACCATAATAGTTATCGGACATTAGTGGCGTTATTTGATTGTGTTGATACCACAGCTGACAGCTGTGCCGCCAGTTTCAATGACAATATCGGTTATGTGGAAGCCACTGCCGGGACACCGGGTACAGGAGCCACGTCTTATCAGGGTAATAATTCTGCGACCACAGATTTTACTGGCAGCATCACCATGCCCAGTTACGCCAATACTTTGGTTGCGCGCGCCTATTATCGTTCCGATTTTGATGAATCGGCAGCAAACCGCTTTACTTCATTGGTTGCCTCAGGCGGTCAAGGCATGACTTTTGCAGATGGTCTTGGTCGTAAAATCATTATTCAAACCGCACAGTAA